ACGTCGTTCCCCTTATCGACGTCGTCCTTGTTTTGCTGGCAATCGTATTGACCATTTCGACGTTCGTCGCGTCGGGAGCGATCAAGCTTGATCTTCCCAAAGCCGCCAGTGCGAAAGAGACTTCTGCACAAAAAATCGAAATCGCGGTCAATGAAAGCGGCGAGATGTTCTGGAACGGCAAAGCGATGCAGCGTGTTGAACTGATGCAGGCGATTTCGACATTGAAAAGCGACGCAAGCGTGAGTGTATTGGGGGATAAAAAAGCGTTTTTCAACGATTTCATCTTTATTCTCGACCGCTTGAAACTTCAAGGAATCGAAAAAATCTCGATCGTGACGAAGAGAGACGCATGAAAACGCGCGGCTCGTTCATATTTTCGGTATTACTGCATGCGCTGATCATTGCCGTTGCGGTTGCTTCCCTTCCCGTGGAGGAGACCGAAGAAGAGATTGTTCTGGAACTGGCGCTGACTCCTGCCGTGTCCCCCGGGCGAACTGCGCCGGTCGTGCAAACGGCCGTGCCGAAATCCCCTGAAGCCAAACCGCTGACCGAAAAGAGGCCCGATCCGCTACCCGAAACCCCGACGATCGATAAAGAGGATCCCGAACCGGTCGTATCGAAAACGGTTGCCGTCCCTTCCGAACCTGTCCGCGCGGTGCAGACGGCACAACCCGAATCCATAGCCGCTCCGAAACCCGTTCCGGCCGTCCCTGTAATCGATGCGGAAAAGGAATATTTGGACGACCATCTTTCGACGATTCGGGAATTGTTGGTGAAATACCGCAAATATCCCTCGCAGGCCGTACGCCTGAGACAGGAAGGGAGCGTCAGAATTTCGTTTCGTTTAAAACATGACGGCGAGGTCGATGACATCAGGATTGTGGACGGGTCGGGATTTCCGATACTCGATGAGGACGCGATCGCGCTGATACGCAAAACA
The DNA window shown above is from Campylobacterota bacterium and carries:
- a CDS encoding biopolymer transporter ExbD, producing the protein MRALKRVEGINVVPLIDVVLVLLAIVLTISTFVASGAIKLDLPKAASAKETSAQKIEIAVNESGEMFWNGKAMQRVELMQAISTLKSDASVSVLGDKKAFFNDFIFILDRLKLQGIEKISIVTKRDA
- a CDS encoding TonB family protein codes for the protein MKTRGSFIFSVLLHALIIAVAVASLPVEETEEEIVLELALTPAVSPGRTAPVVQTAVPKSPEAKPLTEKRPDPLPETPTIDKEDPEPVVSKTVAVPSEPVRAVQTAQPESIAAPKPVPAVPVIDAEKEYLDDHLSTIRELLVKYRKYPSQAVRLRQEGSVRISFRLKHDGEVDDIRIVDGSGFPILDEDAIALIRKTAEYFPKPPKPVRITVPLNYTLKMRSS